The Kordia sp. SMS9 DNA window TTTCTTATTTGCAGCAGTGAGTTGCAAAGGATCACAAAGTAATCCTGCCGAGGTCACGAATAAATGGAAAGCAAGCTGAAATAAATAGCTTGCTTTTTTATTTTAGCTTGTTTTTTATTTTCAAAGCGGAGCTTTAAGGAAATAAAATCCTGCCGAGGTCACAACAAGCAAGAAACCACGTCAATTTGACGTGGTTCTTTGTTTTTAGTGCAAAGCCAAACAACGTTTGAGGTTTGTGATGAAAATGAAGAATTAGAGCGATAGCTCGTGGTTTCTTATTTGCAACAGTGAGTTGCAAAGGATCACAAAGTAATCCTGCCGAGGTCACAACAAGCAAAAAGCTCAACAAAATTTGTTGAGCCTTCTTTGTTTTTAGCTATTGCTTTATTACAATCTATATTTCATATTTTGATGTGTCTGAAATATCTTTATGTGTTAATTGATTAATTTACAATCAATTTTAGATTGGTAATTTTTCCATCTGACAGAGTTGCTTTAACAAGATAAATCCCTGTGTTTAAATGACCAACATCATACGTGATTTCTGTTTTTAAGTTTTTATTGAAATAAGTGCCAAGTTTTTTTCCTGATAAATCCCATATTTCAAATTGCTCAATTTTAGAACTAGTGATCGATGCAATAGTTACAAATCCATTCGCTGGGTTTGGGAATGCACGTACTAATTTTATATTACCATCGCTTTCAGTAGTATAATCAGCAATACTCAATGTAGAAGCATCAACATTTGTAATGTAAAGTTCAATTCCACTTCTATTATTTCTACCACTAAAATATAAATTATTTGCTGTCGACCCCAATTCAAGAATGGCATTGGTTCCTTCAAAACTTGAACTATTTAAAATATTTACGTTTATGTGTACTGCATCGGTTATATTATCATTAATCGCCCATATCTTTTTTGGATAACTTTCAGCTAAATATAATAAGTTATTGTTGTGGCACGTCATGTTTCGTATGTATGAGAAATCGGGGGTGTCTGATCCTGCTATTTGTATGGTGGTCACTCCGTCTGTTCTCCATAATTCTTCATCAAATCCAAAATTATCTTGTATTCCAAAATAAACAGCACCTCCACAGGTGATAATATTGTCAATATCTACATTAGTTATTGTCGGATGTGTAGCTCCATCATATAATAATGCTGTGCCAGCAACGGTTCCATCCGTTTTGTAAAATGATTTTCTCCCTGTAATAGGGTTTTTGGCAACAAAATACATGTCATTGTTTAATGTGGTTGTAAATTGTATGCTACTGTCTGAACCATCTCCAAATGATTGTAGATGACTTGTGCCTGCTGCAGTTCCATCAGAAACCCATAAATCATGAGGACCATAGGTAGTTCCTGATGTTTCGGCAACAATAATTAATTTATTATTGACAGCCGTGAGCACTCTCATATCATTTAAGTTTATTATTTTGAGCGTTCCAGCTTCGGTTCCATCTGTTGTCCATAAAGCCGTCCCTGTGTTGTCTGAAGCAATGAAGTAAATGGTATTGTTGAGCACTACAAAACTGCGCGGATAGCTGTGATTGCTTGCGCCGCCTGTATGAATATCTTTGATCATAAATGTACCTGCATCAGTTCCGTCACTTCTCCATAATTCGAAGCCGTTTACACCATCATTAGCATAAAAATATAAGATGTCGTTTATGACCGTAAATGGTTGCTTGTCATTAAAGTTGCGCATGCTACTTTGACTTCCAGGATTGATGTCTTTAACCATGACCGTTCCACTTTCAGTTCCGTCACTTTTCCACAATTCGTAACCGTTTACACCATTAATTGCGCTAAAAAATAAAGTGCCATTGATTTCTTTCATTTCAGAAAGATCATCTATACAGTTGCCTCCAGGATTGATATCTTTAACGAGCTGCGTACCACTTACAGTTCCATCACTTTTAAATAATTGATTCCCAGATTCAACGCCGCGCGCTCTAAAAAACAGATTTCCATTTATATCCGTAAATTTGGAAGGAAAACTACTGTCAGAATAGTTCATATCTGCAAAAAATGAGGTGCCTCCAATAGTTCCATCTGTACTCCACAATTCATTTCCGTATACGTCATTTTCCCCTGTAAGGATCGTCATATTATTAATGCTTATAAAATTTTCTTCTATGCCAGAAGAGTTGGTGTCTCTAACCGTAGATAGTTGAAATGTCCCCGCAGAGGAGCCATCACTTCCCCATAGCGTTCTAACAGAAGTGTTTGTACTTGTTGTGAAGAATAGAAGTTTATTATTGACTTCATCTACATGAAATTTTTCTATCCATACAGATAAGTTTCCAGGGTTGATGTCTTTCAATAGTGTCGTACCCACTTCGGTACCATCTGTTTTCCATATTTCAATTCCGTGCGTATTATCATTTGCCAAAAAATAGACTTCATTGTTATACGTTATATACCTACTACTCCCAGAAATGCTACTCGCACTTACACCATT harbors:
- a CDS encoding ELWxxDGT repeat protein — translated: MKKSYLLKYFILFIFNLSIAQTTDATLVELNFYQDSHPQQLTPFQSGFYFTATDGFFEDFGRELWYCDGTPSGISMVKDIRPGDNSSDPSSLVLINDILYFTAYDGVNGNELWKSDGTEAGTVMVKDIRPNDNSEYNGPTDLIAFNGSLYFTATNNIDGTELWKSDGTEAGTVMVKDINQSPNGSSIPSELFIFNNALYFRATNGIDGFELWKSDGTEAGTVMVKDINTNNSSIDAGNQFLILNNNFYFYATDGINGLELWKSDGTETGTVMVKNIRASVGSSAFRLKGSVLNNLLIFEANDGINGLELWKSDGTEAGTSMISNINGVSASSISGSSRYITYNNEVYFLANDNTHGIEIWKTDGTEVGTTLLKDINPGNLSVWIEKFHVDEVNNKLLFFTTSTNTSVRTLWGSDGSSAGTFQLSTVRDTNSSGIEENFISINNMTILTGENDVYGNELWSTDGTIGGTSFFADMNYSDSSFPSKFTDINGNLFFRARGVESGNQLFKSDGTVSGTQLVKDINPGGNCIDDLSEMKEINGTLFFSAINGVNGYELWKSDGTESGTVMVKDINPGSQSSMRNFNDKQPFTVINDILYFYANDGVNGFELWRSDGTDAGTFMIKDIHTGGASNHSYPRSFVVLNNTIYFIASDNTGTALWTTDGTEAGTLKIINLNDMRVLTAVNNKLIIVAETSGTTYGPHDLWVSDGTAAGTSHLQSFGDGSDSSIQFTTTLNNDMYFVAKNPITGRKSFYKTDGTVAGTALLYDGATHPTITNVDIDNIITCGGAVYFGIQDNFGFDEELWRTDGVTTIQIAGSDTPDFSYIRNMTCHNNNLLYLAESYPKKIWAINDNITDAVHINVNILNSSSFEGTNAILELGSTANNLYFSGRNNRSGIELYITNVDASTLSIADYTTESDGNIKLVRAFPNPANGFVTIASITSSKIEQFEIWDLSGKKLGTYFNKNLKTEITYDVGHLNTGIYLVKATLSDGKITNLKLIVN